Within the Bacillota bacterium genome, the region GAGACCTGCCTGTTTCTGATAACCAAACTTGCCCACGGTGTATGGGGGGGTGGTTGCGGTGCCGCATGCCGGCTAATGACCTCAATTGCCAGGTAAATTGAATCCCCAGCCCTTTTGGGTTGGGGATTTACGTTACTCGTTAACTATTTTAACGCGAAGATGAATGGGAGGGAACTCGATTATGCACATCATGGAAGGTTTTTTGCCGGTGGAACACGCGGCCGCCTGGACGGTGGCTTCTGCCCCTTTTGTGGCCTATGGTGTGGTAAAACTAAAGCAGGTAATTAAAGAAAAACCCGAGACCAAGATGGTGTTGGGTGTAGTCGGCGCGTTTGCTTTTGTCCTGTCGGCGCTTAAGCTGCCATCGGTAACCGGTAGCTGCTCCCATGCCACGGGGACCGGCCTTGGGGCGATTCTGTTCGGTCCTTCAGTTGTTTCGGTGCTAGGCCTGATTGTTCTGCTTTTTCAGGCGCTGCTCCTGGCCCATGGCGGATTAACCACACTGGGAGCCAATACTTTTTCCATGGCTATCGCCGGACCATTGGTGGCGTGGGCGATTTATCGATTAAGTAAACGTTTGGGTCTGTCTACTCCCGTTGGCGTTTTCCTCTCCGCTTGTCTTGGTGATCTTATGACCTATGTGGTGACCTCTGTCCAATTAGCCTTAGCTTTTCCCGATCCGGCTGGTGGGTTTATGGTGTCCCTGATTAAATTCGCTTCTGTTTTCGCCCTGACCCAGATCCCGCTGGCTGTGGTTGAAGGGCTGGTCACTGTCCTGGTCTTTAATGTTTTACTAAACTACAGCTACGAAGAATTGCAGGCATTGCAGGCGTTGCGTTCACGGGAGGTGAAGTGAATGCTCACCCGAACTCAGCAATTAATGATTATCGGCGCGATTATATTTGTTTGCCTCATTCCCTTCTGGTTGGTCAATAGTTCTGCCCAGGACGAAATTTTTATCGGGGCTGACGAACAAGCCGAGGGTATTGTGGCTAAAATCGCCCCTGACTATGAGCCGTGGTTTCGCCCCTTCTTTGAACCGCCCAGCGCCGAAATCGAGAGCCTGCTCTTTGCGCTTCAGGCGGCTCTGGGCGCCGGGGTCCTTGGTTATTACCTGGGCAGTAAACGAAAAACCAGTAAGGATGAGAGCAAGTGTTGATCGACCGATACGCCTGGGAAAGCCCGTTGCGGGCTTGGCATCCGGCTGAAAAATTGCATGTCGCTCTGACCGGGTTGATCGTGAGTTTTTTATGTCCCCGACCGGAGATAAACTGGCTGATTTTTGGTGGATTTGCCCTGGTTACAATCAGCAAGGGACGAGTCCGCGCGAAAGATTATGGCTATCTGTTATTGATCCCGGCGCTATTTCTGTTGGTCGGGGTAATCACGGTGATGGTTACCTATCAGCCAGCACTTCCCAGTCTGTGTTGCTGGCGAGTGGGAAGCGCCACGTGGGGCATTTCCTACCACAGCCTGTGGCAAGCGGAATTACTAGCGTCGCGGTCGATGGCCATGGTGGCGATCATGTACTTCCTGAGCTTGACCACCCCAATCGTAGAATTGACCTCGGCCTGGCGAGCCATTCGGTTGCCGGCAATTTTGGGTGACCTGATGTACCTCATTTACCGGGGAATATATCTGCTTACCGGTGTAGCGGAGCAGATTGTCCGCGCCCAGTTGTTACGCCTTGGTTATTTTGGCTGGAAGCGCTCGTTCCAGTCGGTGGCTTTACTGGTGGCCGCTGTTTTTACGCACAGCCTGCAGCGCTCTCATGAGCTGACAGTGGCAATGCAGGCTCGTGGCCCGGCCGGCGAGATGCCAGCTATGCCTTTATGGCAGCCGCTTCCCTGGCCGAGGATGGTTGGCTACTGGGTAATAACCGTGGTGAGTGTGTGCTTAATGGGTTTGCTCGACTGAGCCTGACGTAGGTTGGTAGCCAGCCAGCGAAGCGGGCTTATGAGCAAGCAGACATTACAAAAGTATACCAATATATGGATAGAGGACTGATTATGAGCGAGAAGGCAAGCGTTTTGAGCATCCATAATTTACATTATCTCTATCCGAGACAGACAACGGGATTGTACGGGATCACCTGCACCATCCCTAAGGGTGAGCGGACGGTCGTTCTTGGCCCTAACGGCGCGGGAAAATCCACCCTGCTTTTGGCCCTCAGCGGGATCTATCGACCCCAGCAGGGTTATATTCTGGTGGAAGGACAACCCATAGACTATTCCCGTCAGGGATTAACGCGGCTGCGCTCCCAGGTGGGGCTGGTTATGCAGCAGCCCGATGTTCAGCTATTTTGTCCGGTTGTTTACCAGGATGTGGCTTACGGCCCAACCAATCTCGGGTTGCGGGCAGATGAAGTGCGGGAGCGGGTTGAGTGGGCCTTGCAGGTGGTGGGGGCTTCCTCCCATATCCACCGGCCGATCCACTGTTTGAGCCACGGGGAAAAACAAAGAGTGGCTATTGCCGGGGTACTGGCCATGCGGCCGAGGGTAATTCTTTTGGATGAGCCGACGGCTGGCCTGGACAGGGCCGGCGTGGCTGACCTCTTGGAGGAGCTTGAACGCTTGCGGGAAAACGGGACGACCCTGGTGATGACGACCCACGACCTGGACTTGGCCTGGTGTTGGGCCGACCACTTTATTGTTCTAGATAAGGGAAAAAAAACCTGGGAGGGAGACTATGCGGAACTCGCCAGTCGACTGGAGTTATTCGAGGAGTTAGGTCTGGGTATACCGACGGTCGGACTGATTTATCAGGCTCTGTTGCAGCAGGGCTTGCTAACCAGGCTTAAATATTTACCCCGGGATCTGCCTGAATTGATCCGCTTTCTGAAAGTTGACTGTGCCGGACTGGATAAAGCCGCCAGGACGCAGTAAGGAGGAGTTGGCGGTGTCGGATCTGATCGGTTTTCGGGTGCACGATGGACGTCTCTGGCGACGCGGGGTGACGACCGGGGCCTGTGCTGCTGCCGCGGCCAAGGGAGCAGCGATTTACTGGTATAGCGGCCGGGTGCCGGGAAGCGTGACGATCACCCTTCCCGGTGGACAACCGCTGTCCCTCCCCATCAGTCAGGCGCAGCGGGATGATACCGGGGCGGCCTGTGCTGTGGTCAAGGACGGGGGTGATGACCCTGATGTCACCAGCGGACTGGCGATCTGGGCAAGAGTGTCGCCCCAGGAGAAGGGGATTGATCTAGACGGTGGTCCAGGGGTAGGACGGGTGACCAAACCCGGTCTGCCAATCCCGGTCGGGGAGGCAGCGATCAACCCGGTACCCAGGGAAATGATCCGGCGAGAAGTAGCGGGCGCCATTCCGGCCGACCAGGGAGTGAAAGTAACCATCTTTGTGCCGGAAGGTGAAGTGGTCGCTAGACGGACCCTTAATTCCCGACTGGGCATAGTCGGCGGTATTTCCATTTTAGGGACCACCGGCATCGTCGAGCCAATGTCCGAGGAAGCCTTTAAGACATCGCTGGTCAGCGGAATCACGGTTGCCCTGGCGCATGGCCATGAGACAATTGTGCTTACTCCCGGCCGCCAGGGATTTAACTGGGCGACCCGTGTCGGCGGTGTGCCAGTCGAGGCCGTGGTGGAGTGCAGTAATTTTGTCGGTTATCTGCTGCAGGAATGCGTTCGTCTGGGGGTAAAACAGGTAATCCTCTGGGGACATATCGGCAAGTTAATTAAAGTGGCGGGGGGCATTTTCCATACCCACAACCGGGTTGCTGATGCGCGGTTGGAGATTTTAGCCGCTCACTGTGCCCGGCGTGGCTTGTCCGTCCAGGGAATCCAGCAAATTTTGACGAGTGCAACACTGGAGGGGACATTACCTGTAGTGGAGCAGGCCGGGTTGCTGGGGGTCTTCGATGAACTGGCGGCTCTGGCCAGCCAACGGGCCCGCAGCTACTGTTATGAACAATTAGAGGTGGGGACTGTCTTTTTAAATTCGGCGGGACAAATTATCGGTTGTGACGAGCAGGCGGTAGTGATTGGGAGGCAGAAGAATTGGCGAATAAACTATGGATTATCGGCATCGGACCGGGTTCGTTAAAATACATACCACCAGCAGCCCTGGAAAAAGTTTACCAGGCAGATATCCTCCTGGGTGGTTCCCGTGCCCTGAAACTGTTTGCCGATCACCCAGGGGAAAAACGACTCATTACCGGCGAGGTGGCGGGTCTCATCCCGTATTTACACGAGCAACTGGCTGACGGACGGCAGATCGCCGTGCTGGTCTCGGGTGATCCCGGGTTTTACAGCTTGCTGGCTTTTCTGCGCCGGCATTTTGCTTCTGAACAACTGGAAGTCATCGCTGGTCTGAGTCCGTTTCAGGTAGCCTTCGCGCGTCTCAAGGAGCCCTGGCAGGGGGCGGTTCTCGAGAGCGTACACGGACGTCCCTTGACAGGTCTGCTGCGTTACCGGGGAAGAAAAGCGGTGATCCTGACCGATCACCGGCACACCGCCCGGGCAGTGGCCAGATTTTTAAAAAAGCAAGGTTATGCTGACCAGCGGGTGGTGGTCGCTCAGGACGTGGGAGGCGATCAGGAACTGATCCTGGAAACAACCCTTTTTGATTTGGCCGAAGGTGAGGCGGATTTTCCTAGCACCATTTTGATATTATTACCAGCCGAAGATGCTGACGAAGAGTTGGCCGGTCAAACCGGGGTGTTTAAATACAGCCTGGGACTGCCAGACGAGGTATTCAAGCGCGCTGAGGTTCCGATGACGAAACAAGAGATCCGGGCCATCACTCTGGCGAAGGCCCAGCTAACCCCCCAATCGGTGGTGTACGACGTGGGCGCTGGAACTGGCTCAATCAGTCTGGAGGCGGCCCGCTGGGTGTGGCAGGGGATGGTTTACGCGATCGAACGTCAGCCGGCTGCCCTTGACTTGCTGCGGGAAAACCAATACCAACTCGGGGCGCAAAACCTCATCCTGGTCGCGGGAGAAGCCCCCCAGGCCATGACCGAACTGCCACCGGCCGATGCGGTGATTATCGGTGGTAGTGGCGGTAAACTGAGGGAAATTGTCCAGGTGAGCCGAAGTAAACTGCGGCCGTCAGGGCGGTTGGTCATCAATGCAGTGACGCTGGAAACAGCTGTGACGGCGGTGGAAGAGCTTGAACGAAGCGGTTTTACGGGAGTGGAAGCCGTTTCGGTGGCGGTCACCCGCTGGGAAAAGGTCCAGCAGAGCCATCTGGCCCGCGCTTTGAACCCGGTCTGGATTATCGCGGGCACCCGGAATTAACTGGTTGGTTCATTTACCAGGTCACTTCCCTAAAGACCTTGCCGTCTCTGGCGCGAGATGGTCCTCATTCTCCTGGTCATCGTTGCGCAAGTACGGCTGAGAGTGATAGGTGCTATGAACAATATATCTAACAACCAAAGGAGATAGCTATGGCAAAAGGCATATTTTACGGGATCGGGGTTGGCCCGGGTGATCCCGAACTACTGACGATTAAAGCCGTGAAGGTCCTGGAGAGCACGCAGGTGGTTTGTGTGCCCAGATCTAAGGCGGAAGCCGGCAGTCTGGCCCTGCAGATTGCCCGTCAGTATCTACCCGCCTCGGCGGAGGTGCTGGAGTTTACCTTCCCCATGGTCCGGGAAAAATCCGTTTTGGAGAGTTACTGGGATACAGCGGCCGGGAGCATCAAGGAACGACTATGGCAAGGGTTAAATGTAGCCTTCTTGACTCTGGGTGACCCGTCGCTTTACAGCACCTATGCTTACGTGGTGCGCGCCTTGCGTCGCCTGGATGCAGACGCATTGGTTCAGACCATACCAGGGATTCCGTCTTTAGTAGCGGCAGCGGCGCGATTGAACTACCCGCTGGCCACAGGTGACGAACCGGTGCTGGTGCTGCCAAACTGGCGGGGACGGACGGAACTGGTCAATTACCTCAAAGCATTTCCTAACCTGGTGGTGCTGAAGGTCTCGCGTGAGTTCGCCGAGCTGCGGGAGGCACTGCAGGAATGTGGGCGGTCCGGCTTCCTGGTTTCTCGCTGCGGGCTGGATGGTGAAGTGGTAGAAACCGATTTGGTAATGCTTGATCCGGCCAAGGTTGATTATCTGTCGCTGGTAATTGTCCGGCGAGATTCTGATGCCGGTCTTACGCGCCGCAATTAGAAGAATTGGGAGGAACGTGAAATGGGTGAAGTCACATTTGTTGGAGCGGGGCCGGGCGATCCGGAACTGATTACGCTCAAAGGATGGCGCGCTTTGCAAAGCGCTGATACCGTGATTTATGCCGGCTCGTTGGTTAACCCGGCTGTCCTCGACTACTGTCAACCGGGTGTCGAAC harbors:
- a CDS encoding energy-coupling factor ABC transporter substrate-binding protein; protein product: MLTRTQQLMIIGAIIFVCLIPFWLVNSSAQDEIFIGADEQAEGIVAKIAPDYEPWFRPFFEPPSAEIESLLFALQAALGAGVLGYYLGSKRKTSKDESKC
- the cbiE gene encoding precorrin-6y C5,15-methyltransferase (decarboxylating) subunit CbiE, whose protein sequence is MANKLWIIGIGPGSLKYIPPAALEKVYQADILLGGSRALKLFADHPGEKRLITGEVAGLIPYLHEQLADGRQIAVLVSGDPGFYSLLAFLRRHFASEQLEVIAGLSPFQVAFARLKEPWQGAVLESVHGRPLTGLLRYRGRKAVILTDHRHTARAVARFLKKQGYADQRVVVAQDVGGDQELILETTLFDLAEGEADFPSTILILLPAEDADEELAGQTGVFKYSLGLPDEVFKRAEVPMTKQEIRAITLAKAQLTPQSVVYDVGAGTGSISLEAARWVWQGMVYAIERQPAALDLLRENQYQLGAQNLILVAGEAPQAMTELPPADAVIIGGSGGKLREIVQVSRSKLRPSGRLVINAVTLETAVTAVEELERSGFTGVEAVSVAVTRWEKVQQSHLARALNPVWIIAGTRN
- a CDS encoding energy-coupling factor ABC transporter ATP-binding protein, with the translated sequence MSEKASVLSIHNLHYLYPRQTTGLYGITCTIPKGERTVVLGPNGAGKSTLLLALSGIYRPQQGYILVEGQPIDYSRQGLTRLRSQVGLVMQQPDVQLFCPVVYQDVAYGPTNLGLRADEVRERVEWALQVVGASSHIHRPIHCLSHGEKQRVAIAGVLAMRPRVILLDEPTAGLDRAGVADLLEELERLRENGTTLVMTTHDLDLAWCWADHFIVLDKGKKTWEGDYAELASRLELFEELGLGIPTVGLIYQALLQQGLLTRLKYLPRDLPELIRFLKVDCAGLDKAARTQ
- the cbiQ gene encoding cobalt ECF transporter T component CbiQ; its protein translation is MLIDRYAWESPLRAWHPAEKLHVALTGLIVSFLCPRPEINWLIFGGFALVTISKGRVRAKDYGYLLLIPALFLLVGVITVMVTYQPALPSLCCWRVGSATWGISYHSLWQAELLASRSMAMVAIMYFLSLTTPIVELTSAWRAIRLPAILGDLMYLIYRGIYLLTGVAEQIVRAQLLRLGYFGWKRSFQSVALLVAAVFTHSLQRSHELTVAMQARGPAGEMPAMPLWQPLPWPRMVGYWVITVVSVCLMGLLD
- the cobI gene encoding precorrin-2 C(20)-methyltransferase, translating into MAKGIFYGIGVGPGDPELLTIKAVKVLESTQVVCVPRSKAEAGSLALQIARQYLPASAEVLEFTFPMVREKSVLESYWDTAAGSIKERLWQGLNVAFLTLGDPSLYSTYAYVVRALRRLDADALVQTIPGIPSLVAAAARLNYPLATGDEPVLVLPNWRGRTELVNYLKAFPNLVVLKVSREFAELREALQECGRSGFLVSRCGLDGEVVETDLVMLDPAKVDYLSLVIVRRDSDAGLTRRN
- a CDS encoding energy-coupling factor ABC transporter permease yields the protein MHIMEGFLPVEHAAAWTVASAPFVAYGVVKLKQVIKEKPETKMVLGVVGAFAFVLSALKLPSVTGSCSHATGTGLGAILFGPSVVSVLGLIVLLFQALLLAHGGLTTLGANTFSMAIAGPLVAWAIYRLSKRLGLSTPVGVFLSACLGDLMTYVVTSVQLALAFPDPAGGFMVSLIKFASVFALTQIPLAVVEGLVTVLVFNVLLNYSYEELQALQALRSREVK
- the cbiD gene encoding cobalamin biosynthesis protein CbiD, with amino-acid sequence MHDGRLWRRGVTTGACAAAAAKGAAIYWYSGRVPGSVTITLPGGQPLSLPISQAQRDDTGAACAVVKDGGDDPDVTSGLAIWARVSPQEKGIDLDGGPGVGRVTKPGLPIPVGEAAINPVPREMIRREVAGAIPADQGVKVTIFVPEGEVVARRTLNSRLGIVGGISILGTTGIVEPMSEEAFKTSLVSGITVALAHGHETIVLTPGRQGFNWATRVGGVPVEAVVECSNFVGYLLQECVRLGVKQVILWGHIGKLIKVAGGIFHTHNRVADARLEILAAHCARRGLSVQGIQQILTSATLEGTLPVVEQAGLLGVFDELAALASQRARSYCYEQLEVGTVFLNSAGQIIGCDEQAVVIGRQKNWRINYGLSASDRVR